The Acipenser ruthenus chromosome 15, fAciRut3.2 maternal haplotype, whole genome shotgun sequence genomic sequence cacacatacatatatttatatgataTAAAAAATCAACACCATAAGACTTAAGGGTTAACAGTGCACTATagtgtgtactgtatttaacattacaaaataacattttacttCAGTTTCAAATAGAAAACAGTGTGTTATTTTTATGAAGAGCTGTGTTACTTGATTGTATAAACACCCTGGTATATACTCCAAGGTTTATATGCCTTCGGATATGCAGAGAGGTGGGTGGAAAATGCAGAtctgtttcaaatcaaaagaatGGTTCTCAGAGATTGGCTTTTATTCATGTCAGTCAGCAGACTGGTTAGCCAATCGGGACAGGGATTCCTGCTAATGATTGGCATGTATAGAAGCCAATCATGTGGGGTTCATCTCCTGCATCTCACCAGTAGCACACTAGCAATGCAATCACAAAGAGCTGGGCTGCTGTCCACAGCTAAAGCATGCAGGACCTGCGTGGAAGATGACCAAGCATTGCAATTTACAGGTAATACTGACGGGAaagttaattcatatttaaattagATTGTATTATGTGTGTCAGAAAGTAGCATTTCCTGTCTGATTGCTGCTGCAGAACCAGCGGTAGAGTTCGTCCACATCAGTTTGCACCAGCTAGTGTCCAGCTCTTCTGGTTAAGGGCACACACTTCCCAAGGGCCAGGGCTGCCCTCATACTGCGGAGAgaaccaccaccaccacgtagATGACCCAGCTCACCGAGATGAAGACCCCGAAGAGCAGGCTGAACAGGACCAGGGAGCGCGCCTTCAACGAGGCTCTCTCTGCCTGGGCAAAATCCCCTCTGCTGATGGCTGTCCGGGTCTGGAAAACAACCATCAGCCCAGTCTGGATTGAGTGCTTTCAAAGATCTCCTGAGGTAGCATTGTTTATACTGAGTAAATGAATCAagttaaactgtgtgtgtgtgtgtatactgtatattgaaaatcAACAGTGGAGTAACTAATACGCTACCTTTCTAAGGGTAACATTAGGTAGCATTACCACATAAGCATGACTAATTTGTATTGTCCATTATCACCCTTGCCCCAGTCTCTTGCCTGTGGGATTAGTTTATTATTCTGTTCATACAGATGCAAGATATCAGATGGTCTGGGTCACAAATGCACTCTCTGGGCTGTCTTACCTCATGTGAGTACACGAGAGCAACGACTCCAGTCATCAGGCAGCAGAAGACCATGACCAGCACTGACTCCACCAGGTAGTCCTTGGGAACACTCCGGGACTCTGGACCGGCGGGGTGGCCATTCATATACTGGAAAACAGAGAACGAGATTCAGGGTAACGCTCGCCTCCCCACTGCAACGAGCTACTGGTACCAGGGGTCCAGACCACACAGAACGGAGATAAGACCAACTTTCAATATCAAACTGGTCATCAGGTCTCAAACGTCATTAATTGAGGAGTaccattttttaaaaggtttctgACTGATTGCAATAAAGCTTTCTATGTTTTTCACTGTAGCTCCTGTCAATAATTCTCAGAGGGGATTGATATTTTGACACATGAACTTTAGCTCAAGAAACACAGTACTTGCACTGAAGGCTTCAACTGATTTTGGTAAATTgatcaagaaaaaaatatataacctataatacatactgtagcacaccctgatattgatgtgataaagccatctgaaatgtcttagATAATAAGATTATCTAAACTGTCCCTTTATTTAACcgtatattaaaaatgtaataaagggTGTTGGAAGTGACTAGTGGTCAGCAGCTGCTGTGATATTAGCTTGTATCGTATACCACCCTATACGATACTCAATATGTATAGCCAAAAAACAGCGTTCTGTTCTTACGATAGTATAGGGATAGTTTGCTGATGGGATGAACTGTTGCTGGTAGAAGACAGGCTCTGTTGGTCCCGGCTGGCACACCATGGGCTCCTGCCCTGGAAACAGGGGTTGGAAAGGTGGGTAGAGCAGGTGAACAGTCTTTGGGTCAGGCGGGGTGTAGGGGGGAGGCTCGTCCACGAAGCCTGGGTTGTGGATCCCATGCACGCCTGTGGTGGAGGGGTTTTGCTGTCCACTCTCTGCGGCACCGTTTGGGTGGGAATTTAGACCCAGAATAGGATCCGTTCCTCCGCACACTCCTGTGGAGCATGGACTGGTCTCGGGTATTAAAGATTCCTCGCTGACTGGCTGGGGGGTCGCCCCTGTGGCCCCGATAGAGTCCTGTCTTTCCACTGCGGTCCTTGGTGAGTTTGGCCCTTGAGATACAAATCGACAAGAGATTAAACTTCATGAATGCATTAGAAATCGTTCGGACCCTCTTCGCAGATCACAGCACCAGATTACATAATGTTCggttagcttttttttttgttctctcttTCATGCTTAGAAAGGGATTCTAGAATCTGCACAAAGAGCAGTGAAGTATTTATGTCCTGAGCTAAACGCATCATTTATGACGTGAAGCGTTGTGCGCTGAGGCCTTAACACTTCCTGGCTGTCTGActtgggagtcttttcagaagctatCACATTGGCAGAGGCTCGTTAAACTTCATTTACCAAAAGCCAGATCGCTTACAATGTCCTCCTTCGCTTGATATCAGGCTCGTCTGGGCATCACAGTGGCACCTGCATTTCAATAACAGTCTATTCTACAGTGTATCATCTTAGTGAAGTGCTGCACTGAATAGTCAACAATAGGTAACTCTCACTGCTATGCTGGACAAAACTCTCTTATCTGGGCTGCCAAGTAAACATAGCCTACGGCTGGCAAATCTAGTTTCTATGCTTATGATGCTGATATTATACAATTTCCACAAAAGTAAATATTACaaacacagtacaaatatcatTACACCTGCGTTTTTATACgatttaaaaacaattcaaagaaaaCTGCCTCGTTACCTGAGTCCATTGAATGCATTTTAACGCTGGTCTTGGTTACACTTTCCGCAGACATACTTTGTGTGTCCGGTGTTCATTTAGAAAGTGAATAAAAGTTTCTACTCCCATTCAGTAATCAAACCTAGAAGTGCTGGGCTTGGACAGAGCCCCTGTTTGAAAAGCCAGTCTGGTAGACGCACTGAAATGGAAGCAGCCTGCTGTTAAATCCCTCTGGGGAGAGTGATTAATAATTGACAGGGTTTTTGTGCAGATGGCTGTGTAAATAAGGACAGGATGGATAGGGATCCAGGCCCTGGCTGGTGGTACCAGCTTCCCCTCTGCAGCTCTGGGATCAGAGGTCAGGAGAGGAGGGGAGGCTTGTACCGGCACAGTCCCGGGCACAGCGTTACTGCCTTGCACAGCACCCCCTCCCCTGATAAGACAGGCAGCTCGCTTGCTAGAGGTAGTGTAGTGAgggagagagcgccgccacctttGAACTGCAAACACTGAACTCGCACAAAGCACTTCATAAATAAATGACTGTCCCATGCTACACAGGAATAACCCTTTACAGGCAGCTTGCCCAGGAGTAGACCTAGACAATTAGCATTTACCAGGAGTGTTTTTTTCCTGCCTGTCTACCTCGTATCAAGTGAAAGATATGTGTCTCCTGTGGAAGTTTGTTTCACATTTAATGGAGCTGCCAGAGGTTACTGGTGGTGTTGTGTTTTTCTCCTTAGCTGCTCTTTTGCAAAGTCAGTCTGTTGCAGAACTCTGTCTCCCCTGCCATGCTTCGCTTGCAGTATTGTGACCAGTATGTCTCCTGTTGCTAGGGAATACATTAATGATTAAAGACAAGACCGGACGACAAGAGGAATGAGTGCCAACTGAATTTCAGCATGGAAAGAAAAGATATTTTCACTCAGCAAGTGGCCTGCAATGCAAATGGTTCTGTCCTCCAGATCACCCCATTTAAATGATTCCACTGTAGGGTTATTGAAAAAAGTTACCCTTGCAGAAATGTGCTTggactctcattgcatagcagtgtgatccattccaggttttactatgagcttggccacagtgcataggtaacaagctcagatgtgtctaaTTCAACTCCCAAGAAGCAACCCCCAAAATGggttaaactgcagtgtagtgggtgtctgtctgtgcCGCTTACAACAGTTACATTGGAAAAGTCTTCAATATCcggtgtgagaaaaaaaaaaaaaatcaatatttttcTACATTTCCCAATTGTATG encodes the following:
- the LOC117396872 gene encoding proline rich transmembrane protein 1B isoform X1, producing the protein MSAESVTKTSVKMHSMDSGPNSPRTAVERQDSIGATGATPQPVSEESLIPETSPCSTGVCGGTDPILGLNSHPNGAAESGQQNPSTTGVHGIHNPGFVDEPPPYTPPDPKTVHLLYPPFQPLFPGQEPMVCQPGPTEPVFYQQQFIPSANYPYTIYMNGHPAGPESRSVPKDYLVESVLVMVFCCLMTGVVALVYSHETRTAISRGDFAQAERASLKARSLVLFSLLFGVFISVSWVIYVVVVVLSAV
- the LOC117396872 gene encoding proline rich transmembrane protein 1B isoform X2, producing the protein MSAESVTKTSVKMHSMDSGPNSPRTAVERQDSIGATGATPQPVSEESLIPETSPCSTGVCGGTDPILGLNSHPNGAAESGQQNPSTTGVHGIHNPGFVDEPPPYTPPDPKTVHLLYPPFQPLFPGQEPMVCQPGPTEPVFYQQQFIPSANYPYTIYMNGHPAGPESRSVPKDYLVESVLVMVFCCLMTGVVALVYSHETRTAISRGDFAQAERASLKARSLVLFSLLFGVFISV